DNA from Rubripirellula lacrimiformis:
CGGCCAGGTTCAGTTTGCCTTGGTTGCCACCGCCCACTTCGCCGCCGGCCGCCAGCGTGCCCGGGGCGCCTACCGCGACGGTCGATGGGGACACCGTGACTGTCGTTTCGGTCATTCGGATCGGGATCGATGCCGGACCGAAAGCCACGCCAGCAACTTCGCCCGATTCCCAGCCAAGTTTGGCCAGCACATCCAGGCCGATCTCGCCATCGGGACGCCGCAGGGCGTGAATTTCAACGGGGGTTTCGTGAATGCCCGTGGCCACGATGGGGATCCCAGCCAAGGGCGATAGGCGAGTCGCGACTTCGTTCATTTTCAGTCGCGCCGGCCCCTTCAAGTCGATCTTTCCGATCTGGTCATTCCAAACGATCAATCCGGTCAGCGTGGCGGCAAACCAGTCGCCCGCGACTTGCAGTTGATCGGCTTGAATGTCGCCCGACTGTGTGCTGTAGCGAACTTTGCCGTTGATCTGGAGGTTCGGTTCAGACCAGACAACATCGCCTTGTGGCCCCGATGCGATCGCGTTGTTTTGATAGGCGGACTGGGGCATCGGGCCCATGGTCTGGAACGCGGCACTGGCGCTCGGGGGCGAGATGACCGCCAAGTTGGTTCCCGTCATCTCGCTGATCACGTCCAACCACTGGTCGGTTTTCACAAAATGAAACTCGCCTTCGCAGTCACCCATCAACAGCCATGAATCGGTCTGGACCGTGGCACCTGTTTGATATCCGACCGGTTGCACCGAGTTCGGTGAGGTCGAAGTCAGCGGTACGGGGCCATGCAGTGGTCGGATGCCATTGGGGGCGGTGGTAACGACGCGTGACTGGACGCTGCCCTGCAATCGTTCCAGCTTGGCTCGCCATTTGATTTCCATGTCGATCGCTTCGCTGTTGGCGGTGCCCTGGGCGGCCGCGCTGAGCGCGTCGCCGGCTAGCGTCAACTTGTCGGCGCGTAATTCCGCCGCTGGCAGTAGCAGTTCGCCGGTGAAGTGGATGTCGACTTCCGGTTGGCTTAGGTATTGGCTGCCGTAAACCAATCGCGGCTGCGTCATCTTCAACTGCATCTGACGCACGCGGCTATCGATGGTCGAAAATACACCTTCGGCGGTGAATTGAAAATTGCCGGTTGCATCGACCAGTTCGGCGGGCATCCAGGCGGCCGCCAATTCGGTGACTGTTTCCAATCGACCGCTGCTGCGAATCGAAATAGGCATCGGCACGGCTGGGTCGGGGCGTTGGACCGGACGCACGAGCGCCGCTTCCAGTGCCAATCCATTGGTCGTCACATCCAATCTGGCGCTGGTCAGTTCATCCAGGGATTGGCCTCCCCAACGACCGACCGCCTCGATGTCTCCCTTCATCGATTGTCGACGCAGGGTTTGGCCGCCGGGCAGTGTCACCAGCAGATTGGTCGCGTCGCCGCTGCCCTGCAGCCGCCATACATTGTCGGCTGACGCGTTCCAGCGGATTTCGCCGCGTGCTGATCCAGCCAATTGAGCTTCGGAAATATCGACGATCGGACGCAGCATCGCCATCAATCGGCCGAAATCGATTTGGACGTCGGCATTGCCGCTTTGCAGGTCGCCCTGTCCCACAGCGGACCCAAACGCACTGTTCCAAGCGAATTGTTCGGCGCGGACCTGCCCGTTTTTCGTCGACACGGTGGCCGTCAGTTCGACCGGGTCGATCACCACGGCCGCCCCATTGGACCGGGCACGCAGCGCATCGCTGACGATCGACAGTTTGCTGCGACGAATGGATGCACCGGAGTCCGATCCGCGTGCGGTGGGCGCGCCGGGGTTGGATTCGACACGTGCGAAGACGCGTCCGGACACCAATTGGGCACCTTCGCGAAGCGGCAGCATACCGGGCAACGCTTCATCCAGTTTAGCCAAGTCCACTTCGGCCGTCGCGGTCCCGTCGATCGCTTCGAGCCAACGCAGCGGATTGTCGTCCGCCCCGACCAACGAAAACGTCGTCGATACCACTCCGTCCATGGTCGCTTTGGCAAAGTCCGTCGTGGCTTCCAACCGACGACCGTACAGGCGGGTACCCGTGACGGTCATGTCGCCATCCAGGGTCGCCAGCGAGTTTCGCCACATCTGGGTTCCCGCGTTGCCCAACATCGTGTCGTCTTCGGCGGTCAGGTTTCGAACCTGCAACTTACGAACACTCGCGTCGATCTCGCCTCGCGGGCCGCTGGTCACGACAACTTCACCGGTCGCATCACCGCCGACTCGCTGGGGGATCGACGAGGCCAGTTCGGGCATCCGCCGGCGGGCCAGTGCCACCACCGATAGCGGCAACGATTCGCTGCGCAGATTGATTTTCCATGGCGTTGATTCGTTGGGCCGGGCCGAATTGGTCAGGTCCATGGTGCCGCCCAGGGATCCGCCAGATCCACCGGGTTCCGTCAACACGCCTTCGAAGGTGATTTTTGTATCGCGTTGGCCCAGTTCAACGTCAGCATTGGATTGAGCGACCTGCCAGGTGAGTCCCGAAACGCGGTCGGTGACCGACAACGTGATGTCCTGGACTTTGATTTTGCCCACCGTCGTGTCGCCTTCGCTAGACGTTTCCAACAGCTTGGCTAGATCCTGTTCGATCGATGAAGATCCCTCATCGACACTGCAACCAATGTGAACGCCGCGGATCGAAATTTGCCCTAGGTCGGACATTGACGAATCGGCGATCAGGTCGCCGACGGTCATGTCCATGTCCAACTGGTCGATGGTCACCTCACTGCCGGCTTCGATCCCAGTGATCTTCAACCCCGTCACTTGAAGCGGGGTGACCCAGCCGATCCGCATTGACTTGGCATCGCCCTGGAAACCGTATTCGGCAAGCGATTTGGTCAGCATCGACTGGCCGATCGACGAATGGCTGATCAGCGACGGACCGCCCAGGATCAACAGACCCACTAGCGTCAGGCCCCCGATCAGATAAACGCCCCGACGGCGTGACCGTCCATCGCGACGGCGGCGGGTTTGGTCGCGGAGCGTACGATCGGCTTGGTCAAGCAGGAAGTCATCTGTCGTCACGGTTTCGTCCTTGCCGCCGTAGATTGAATAGAGGTCCACCGGTAGAGGCGGAACGGCGAGTCTACCGATTATTGATCCCCAGCCCCAAGACATGTTTTTCCGGCCCCGGTTCGGTGTGCCATTCGGTCCCCGGGGGGGCCAGCGTTGGAAATCTGCTGGAAAGCCGCCGCGGCACATCATTTGCCGTGGGAACGCAGACAAAGTTGGTCTACAAGTCACTCGCACTGGCGCGGTGACGTCGATCCGATCGCTTGATGTCCCCTGATTCGACACCCCATCTCTGATTCACCTATGCAAATCCTCGTCACCGGAGGCACCGGTCTGCTTGGCAATACGATCCTGCGGACCCTGGCGGAGCAGCGATCTGGCGATCTTTTGACCGCCTTGGTTCGCCGACAACCACGCCAACCGATCTTTGATGGCGTCGACGTAAAACTGGTGGAGGCCGATTTGGCGGATCCGTCAACCTATCAAGCCTTGGACGAAACGATCGCTGCGGCCGACGTGGTGATCCACTCGGCTGCGATGATCCATATCGGTTGGCGACTGCTCGAAGAATCCATGGCCGTCAACCGTGATGGGACTGCTGCGATTGTCGAATCCTGTCTGCATCATGGCAAACCACTGGTCCACATCGGCACCGTCGACACCTTGGCCTTAGGAACCCGCCGCGCCCCGGCCAACGAAACGACTCCGGTCGCAGCCAACGGCAACAAGACGCCGTGCAGTTACGTGGTCAGCAAACGAGCCGGGCTAGAAGTTGTCCGCCGCGCCGTGGTGCGTGGGCTGCGCTGCGTTGTGGCCCATCCCGGCTTCATGCTAGGCCCCTGGGACTGGAAGCCTAGCAGCGGTCGGATGATCGCAGAGGTCGCAAGGCAATGGACTCCCGTGGCTCCATCGGGCGGATGTTCCGTCTGTGATTCGCGAGACGTTGCCCAGGGCACGATCGCGGCCATGGACGGTCTGATCGATGGCCGCATCGAATCCGGGCGTGAATTCATTTTGGCTGGTGAAAACTGGACGTATTTTGAACTGTGGCGAGAGATTGCCGAACGGACCGGAACTGGAAAGCCGATCATGCCCGCAGGCCCCGGCCAACTGTGGTTGGCTGAGGTGGTGTCCGGGTTGATAGCAAATTTTCGAGAAAAAGAGGGCGATTTCAACACCGCGGCACTCGAACTGGCCAGCCTTTGGCATTGGTACGATTCTTCCCGAGCCCGCAGCGAGCTGGGATACCGATGGCGAGATCCGCATCGGACACTCGATGACGCGGTCCAATGGGTCCAAACCCGGCTCCCAGAGCTCACTCAACCGACGAATTCCGCCACTTTTTAACGGGCGATTATTCCCCCTTGCAGGCAATTGGGCGACCACAAAGAGTCGAATCTTGCGACGGATACGAAAACGCACCCGCCCGTCGGAGGGGCAGTGAGCAGAGAGTCAGCGATTGACAATTGATCGGCACCACGTTCAATCTGTCTTCTGATACACATCCCGCCGCAACGACGGTCGTGCTGGGTCGAGTCATTTTTCCGCTTTGCGGGATCGTACTTTGCCCCGGTGGCCTGGTCGGGATATTCGCTACTCCATGAGAACGACTTGATGGCGAAAGCCTCACTCGAAGCGATCCGCAACGCGGCCCCAGCCGTACTTCCCAGTTTGTTGCTATGTGATTTTGGCGACTTGAAGGGGGAGGTCTCTCGTCTTCGTGACGCAGGGGCGGAGGTTCTGCATTTGGATGTCATGGATGGTCACTTCGTCCCGAACATGACCTACGCCATGCCGATCGTCGAAGGGCTCCGGCGGCACACCGACATGCCTCTAGACGTTCACTTGATGATCAGCGATCCGGCGAAGTACGCACGGCCGATGGTCGAAGCGGGCGCCGACATGCTGACCTTTCACGTCGAAGCGGTCCGCGACGTGGCCGAGACCGCGGCTCAGATTCGCGAGCTTGGTGTGAACGTTGGCGTAGCCCTGAATCCGGAAACATCGTTGGCATCGATTCGCCCCTGTTTGGCCGATATCGACATGGTGTTGGTGATGAGCGTCGAAGCAGGATTCGGTGGCCAGAAATTCAATCCGGTCGCGTTGGAGAAGTTACAGACGCTGCGTTCCGAGTTCCCCGATCTGTTGTTGGAAATCGATGGTGGCATCGATCCCACCACGATCGGCCCAGCCCGCGCCGCAGGTTGCGACCTGTTTGTGGTGGGATCTGCGATCTTCAAGACAGACAGTTATGCCGATGCGATGAAGGTCTTGTCTGACCAGATCGCTGCACACGACCCATCGGCGGAGCACGGATCATGATCTTGAAATCACCTGCGATATCGCGGGTCCTATTGGTCCGTCCGGGCGCCACTGAGTTTGACGACCAGGGGCGCATCAAGGGATCGATGGACATGCCGATGAGCGAGACGGGTCGTCGCCAAGCGGAAACGTTGGCCGACCAGATCTCGCACTTCCGCTGCCGCACGATTCACACTGCCCCCTGCGAATCGGCACGCGAAACCGCCGAAATGTTAGCCGAAGGGCGTGGCGCGAAGGTCAAAGTGATCGAAGCGTTTCGCAACCTGGATCACGGGTTGTGGCATGGCAAACTGATCGACGAACTGAAACGCAATCACCCCAAACTGTATCGTCGCGGTCAGGAATCGCCCTGGGACATTTGTCCGCCCGGCGGTGAATCGATCGGCGACGCACAGGTTCGCGTCGTCAAGGCAGTGCGCAAACTGCTGAAGAAGAACCATGACGAATTGATCACGATCGTCATCCCGGATCCGATGGCGTGGATCGTGCAAAACCTGCTGTCCGGCGAAACGCTTTCCAACCTCTGGAAAGCCGAGACCGATTCGGCAAAGTGGGACCTGATCGAACCGATCATGGATTGAACCGCAGCCCGCCCCCCTTCTTTGGGTTCCCCTACAACCGGCAATTTCGTTTCAATCATTTGAATCGATCCAACCGGTCCCGATTGGGCGGACGATGGGGCGGACGATGAGGCCCGATGGCATGCGTGGGGGGGGATGGGTCGTAACGGCTGACCAGCGGCCGGATTGGCCGCTTGGCCCGATCTGTGTTGGAGCCACTGTGCGCAGTGGAATAGAATAGTGGGTACATCGATGGCTGTCGGTACGTTCAAAGGTCATCGCATGCACCCTCTGGTCTTAGGATCTCCACCTCGTGAACCAATCGCTTCCGATTCGCCGTTTTGCCCTGTCGCTGCTGTGCTTGTTTGCAGTCGCTAGCGGACCAGCGTTGGTTTCAGCGCCGGCGGCCGACACGCAGGTTCGTCCCCAAGTGGCATTGATCAACGAGTTGATCGAACAGGGGTGGCGAGATTTTGAGATTCGCAGCCCGGCCCCCGATGTCGATGATGCGACCTGGGCCCGGCGAGTGTACTTGGACGTGATTGGTCGAATTCCAACCGTCGCAGAACTGCGGGAATTCACCAGCACGCGAGGCAGCGACAAGCGATCCAAGTTGGTCGACACGCTGCTCAATGACGATCGCTATACCGAAGAATACGCCAACCACTGGGCGACGATTTGGTCGAACCTGTTGATCGGCCGCAGCGCCGGCAACGATCGACGATCGATGGTCAGCCCCGAAGGGATGCAGAAGTACCTGCGTGATTCCTTTGCGACGAACAAACCCTACAACACGATGGTCTACGAACTGGTGACCGCGACCGGCAGCGGCAAACCAGGCAGCGACGGCTTCAACGGCGCGACCAACTTTTTGTTGGACAAGGTCAACCAAGACAATGCGGTGTTGGCGACCAGCAGCACGTCGCGAATTTTCCTAGGCCAACAGGTCCAGTGCACCCAGTGTCACAACCATCCATTCAATCAATGGAAACAACAACGTTTCTGGGAATTCAATTCGTTCTTTCGCCAGACTCGATCGCTGCGTCGGTTCGTCGATGGCACCAACGACATCGCACATGGCGAGTTGGTTGATCAAGACTTTGCCGGCGAATCCAATTCGCCCGAAGACGCACTGATTTTTTACGAACTGCGAAATGGATTGACCAAGGTCGCCTACCCGGTGTTCACCGACGGCACGCCGATCGATCGCAGCGGATTTGTGAGCGAAGTCAATCGCCGCGAAGAACTCGGTCGACTGATGCTCGAAAGCGAGTATCTGGACAAGATGATCGTCAACCGAATGTGGTCGCTGCTATTGGGATTTGGATTCACCAAACCGATCGACGATCTGGGCCCACACAACCCAGCGTCGCATCCCGAGCTGTTGGAAAAGTTAGCCGTTGAGTTTCGCAAGTCCAGCTATGACCTGAAGGAACTGATCACTTGGATCACCGCCAGCCGCCCCTATCAATTGGCCGCGGTGTTGGGAACCAGCAACGAGGTCGACGATCCGTCGATCGGCGAGATGCCTAAGTTTTCACGTTTCTATCTGCGTCAGATGTCAGCCGAACAGTTGTACCAATCGATGGTCACCGCGACCGATGCATCGGCGTCGGGAAGCTACGAGGAACAGGAACGCGAACGGCGTCGTTGGTTAAGCCAGTTTGTGGTGGCCTTTGGAACCGACGAAGGCGACGAAGCCACGACTTTCAACGGTTCGATTCCGCAGGCCCTGATGCTGTTCAACGGTGCGTTGACTCAGAACGCCATCAGCAAGGAAGAAGGCAGCTTCATTGACCGCGTCGCCAAGACAGGCCGTTCACCGCAAGACCGCGTGGCGGTGTTGTTCCAAGCGGGTTTGGCACGGCGGCCGAATCGAAGCGAAATGCAGATCGCTGCACAATTGCTGCGAGCTCGCGAAGGCAACGAAGCCGAGATGCTGCAAGACATGTGGTGGGCTGTGATCAACAGCAACGAATTCATCATGCAGCACTAACCCAGCGCGTCCTGCAAACAAACCACGCGTGTTGGCTTCGGCCAACGTTCGTCGGTCACCATCCGAATCGTTCGGGTCGCCCGTCGCACATCCATCGTATCGCTCATCCACTTATCTATTTCGCGAAGGCACTTCCCATGACCACATCTTGGCAAACACCGACCGGCATGAGTCGTCGCCACTTCATGCAGCACATGGCAGGATCATCGGCTGCGGCCGGCGCGGCGTTCACGATGGGCAACGCGATCTACGCCAATGCCGACGAGATGAAAAAGAACCGCAAGAGTGCGATTCTGTTGTGGATGGGCGGCGGGCCATCGACGATCGATATGTGGGATATGAAACCCGGCGCTCCCACCGGCGGTCCGTTCAAGCCGATCTCGACGACCGGCGACATGCAAATCTGCGAACACATGCCAATGATGGCTCAGCAGATGAAACACTTGTCGGTCGTGCGCAGCATGTCGACGCGAGAAGCCGATCACAATCGCGGTCGCTACTACATGCACACCGGGTTTGTCCCCAACCCCAATATCGAACACCCCAGCTACGGAAGCGTGATCGCTCACGAATTGATTGGCCAGCGTCCCGAACTGGAAATCCCGCCATTCGTGTCGGTCGGTGGCGCGGCCGCGGGCCCCGGATTCCTGGGCATGGCCTGGAGCCCGTTTTCGGTCAGCAGCAATGGACAGATCCGAAATCTGGACATGAAGCTGAAGGAAACTCGCCTGATGCAGCGGATGGCCGCGCTCAATGCGATCGAAACTGGATTCGAAAAACGCACCCGCGACCTGCCGGCTTCCGAGCATGCGAAGGTGCTTCGAAAAACGTATGATCTAATGACCAGCCAACAGATGGATGCGTTCCGTGTCGAGAAAGAAGACGACGCGACCAAGCAACGCTACGGCACAGACCGATTCGGCCAAGGATGTTTGTTGGCCCGACGATTGGTCGAAGCCGGTGTCCCGTTCGTCGAAGTCGACCTCGGTGGCTGGGATAACCACAACGGCGTTCACGCGATTTTGAAGGACACCAAGTTGCCTCAGTTGGACCGTGCCATGAGTGCGTTGACCGAAGACCTGGCCCAACGCGGGTTGCTGGAAGACACCGTCTTGGTTTGGATGGGCGAATTCGGCCGCACCCCGCGGATCAACCAAGATGGCGGACGTGACCACTGGGCACGTTCCTGGTCCTGCGTTGTCGGCGGCGGCAATCTGAAAGGCGGATTGGCCATCGGCGAAACCAGCAGCGACGGAACCGCGGTTGAATCCGAGCCCTATAGCAGCGAAGATTTGATGTCCACGGTCTGCAAAGGCTTGGGGATTTCCACGGATAAAACGTTCACCAGCAAAAACGGACGGCCGATGAAAATTGCCGGCGGCGGCAAGATCATTACCGACCTACTGGCATAGTGGCAGTGGCGTCGTCCGGTGATTCGCAGAATACCGATAGCGGCACCGTCCCAAGTCCCAGCGACTCGGTAGAACGGTTGCCGGCCGATCTGATCGCGCGCCACCAACGTGGCGTCTGGCGATATCTGCGCATGCTGGGCTGTGACGACGCGATGGCGGACGATTTGACTCAAGAGACATTTTTGCGAGTTCTTCGCCGCGACAACTTCGTTCAACATAGTGACGTCGCCACCAGCAGTTACCTGCGGCGGACGGCGTACAACCTGATGGTGTCGGATCATCGCCGGCGAAAAAAAGTGCAAACCATGGCCGAATCGCCGGTCATGGACGAAATCTGGGATCGCTGGGCGGGCAAAGACCTGGCCGGCGACCGCGCGGTGGATTCGCTGAAAGAGTGCATTCGTTTGCTGACCAAACGAGCTCAATTGGCGTTGCAGATGCGATTCGCC
Protein-coding regions in this window:
- a CDS encoding NAD-dependent epimerase/dehydratase family protein — translated: MQILVTGGTGLLGNTILRTLAEQRSGDLLTALVRRQPRQPIFDGVDVKLVEADLADPSTYQALDETIAAADVVIHSAAMIHIGWRLLEESMAVNRDGTAAIVESCLHHGKPLVHIGTVDTLALGTRRAPANETTPVAANGNKTPCSYVVSKRAGLEVVRRAVVRGLRCVVAHPGFMLGPWDWKPSSGRMIAEVARQWTPVAPSGGCSVCDSRDVAQGTIAAMDGLIDGRIESGREFILAGENWTYFELWREIAERTGTGKPIMPAGPGQLWLAEVVSGLIANFREKEGDFNTAALELASLWHWYDSSRARSELGYRWRDPHRTLDDAVQWVQTRLPELTQPTNSATF
- the rpe gene encoding ribulose-phosphate 3-epimerase, producing MAKASLEAIRNAAPAVLPSLLLCDFGDLKGEVSRLRDAGAEVLHLDVMDGHFVPNMTYAMPIVEGLRRHTDMPLDVHLMISDPAKYARPMVEAGADMLTFHVEAVRDVAETAAQIRELGVNVGVALNPETSLASIRPCLADIDMVLVMSVEAGFGGQKFNPVALEKLQTLRSEFPDLLLEIDGGIDPTTIGPARAAGCDLFVVGSAIFKTDSYADAMKVLSDQIAAHDPSAEHGS
- a CDS encoding histidine phosphatase family protein, encoding MILKSPAISRVLLVRPGATEFDDQGRIKGSMDMPMSETGRRQAETLADQISHFRCRTIHTAPCESARETAEMLAEGRGAKVKVIEAFRNLDHGLWHGKLIDELKRNHPKLYRRGQESPWDICPPGGESIGDAQVRVVKAVRKLLKKNHDELITIVIPDPMAWIVQNLLSGETLSNLWKAETDSAKWDLIEPIMD
- a CDS encoding DUF1549 domain-containing protein; translation: MSLLCLFAVASGPALVSAPAADTQVRPQVALINELIEQGWRDFEIRSPAPDVDDATWARRVYLDVIGRIPTVAELREFTSTRGSDKRSKLVDTLLNDDRYTEEYANHWATIWSNLLIGRSAGNDRRSMVSPEGMQKYLRDSFATNKPYNTMVYELVTATGSGKPGSDGFNGATNFLLDKVNQDNAVLATSSTSRIFLGQQVQCTQCHNHPFNQWKQQRFWEFNSFFRQTRSLRRFVDGTNDIAHGELVDQDFAGESNSPEDALIFYELRNGLTKVAYPVFTDGTPIDRSGFVSEVNRREELGRLMLESEYLDKMIVNRMWSLLLGFGFTKPIDDLGPHNPASHPELLEKLAVEFRKSSYDLKELITWITASRPYQLAAVLGTSNEVDDPSIGEMPKFSRFYLRQMSAEQLYQSMVTATDASASGSYEEQERERRRWLSQFVVAFGTDEGDEATTFNGSIPQALMLFNGALTQNAISKEEGSFIDRVAKTGRSPQDRVAVLFQAGLARRPNRSEMQIAAQLLRAREGNEAEMLQDMWWAVINSNEFIMQH
- a CDS encoding DUF1501 domain-containing protein, with amino-acid sequence MTTSWQTPTGMSRRHFMQHMAGSSAAAGAAFTMGNAIYANADEMKKNRKSAILLWMGGGPSTIDMWDMKPGAPTGGPFKPISTTGDMQICEHMPMMAQQMKHLSVVRSMSTREADHNRGRYYMHTGFVPNPNIEHPSYGSVIAHELIGQRPELEIPPFVSVGGAAAGPGFLGMAWSPFSVSSNGQIRNLDMKLKETRLMQRMAALNAIETGFEKRTRDLPASEHAKVLRKTYDLMTSQQMDAFRVEKEDDATKQRYGTDRFGQGCLLARRLVEAGVPFVEVDLGGWDNHNGVHAILKDTKLPQLDRAMSALTEDLAQRGLLEDTVLVWMGEFGRTPRINQDGGRDHWARSWSCVVGGGNLKGGLAIGETSSDGTAVESEPYSSEDLMSTVCKGLGISTDKTFTSKNGRPMKIAGGGKIITDLLA
- a CDS encoding RNA polymerase sigma factor — encoded protein: MAVASSGDSQNTDSGTVPSPSDSVERLPADLIARHQRGVWRYLRMLGCDDAMADDLTQETFLRVLRRDNFVQHSDVATSSYLRRTAYNLMVSDHRRRKKVQTMAESPVMDEIWDRWAGKDLAGDRAVDSLKECIRLLTKRAQLALQMRFADEATRIEIADALNITDHGARNLMQRAKAQLRDCVEAKLKLDLPT